A stretch of DNA from Desulfosarcina ovata subsp. ovata:
GGCTTTGATCTGCTCACGACTGGGTCTGCGGCTGGTTTTTTTCATCCGTCAGCCCTCCCCTGAACATAACACTTGCCGAAAATTATCCGCCAGCGGATAAACAAAGATCTTTTTCGGACTGGTGGCGTAGCTTTGACCCTGTCGAATAAGCCCCATTCCGCGGGTCATGCCAAGATACCTAAAATTGGCCGCCCGGTAGCACGTCCCATCGAAATAGTGCGGATCGACAAAGGTTTCCAGCAAAACCGGCCGATAGCCCCAGCGCTCCTGCCAGTGCCGCCCCAACTCCCTGATCGCCTTGCCCAATGCGCAGCTTGCCAAGTACCTGACCTTTACCCACGGAAAAATCAAATACCGCCCATTGTTGACAACAAATCCCAGGTTCCGCAGTCGCTCGTTGGTGCTCCAGCCGATCCATTGATCTCTCTTGATTAGCGCTTTGGCCGCTCCTGAAAACAGCATACACCCCAATAGCGTGCCTGCGCCTTCGACAAAATAGCGCAAATAACATCCAAATGGCTTCTTGTCCCCCAAGTAGTGGTAACGGCTCAGGTATTCATTAAAAAGCGCCTTATCTGCTTTGCCTTGTACGACCCTGAGCCGGATCGGCCCGATATCCGAAAGCTTGCCCACGACTGGCTCTTGAGGCTGGATCCGATGGGATGCTATCGGCTGCTTGCCGCTTTTGCGGCCGCTATCGCGTTTAGCGGGCAATCGTATGCGCCCTTGCGCTTCCAAACGCTTGAGCAACTTCAGGCAGGCGTCCACTTTATTGCCGCCGGAAGCGGTGTGCCAGCCCAAATGCTCACATACCGTTTGGGCCAACTCCCACTGACTCAACCGCCAAAATGTCTCAACGGTTTCGCGAATTTGCGCAAGCTCCTCACTCTCAATCTGCCGTCCACACTGGACTATCAAAGCGACCTCCTTTTCAAGTGTAGCGTCACGACTAGGATGCGTGCTTACAAACATCCTATGCTACCTCTACCAAAAGCCCGATCGCTTGTCTATAGCTATTTTGAGACAAACTTTTTTTGATGTCTGTCTATCTCGCTGGTATCAGTGGGTTTAAATAGTTATGCGTCAGTGCTGGCCGCCATCCGACAAATTTCCGGTGTCCACTGAAGTTGCGCACGAAAGGAGAATGCGATTGAATGCAGATTGGCTTCATCGGCCCGGTGCCAAACCGAAGCATAAAAAAATGCGCCAGGCAATGCTCGCCCGGCGCATTTGGATCCAATCTGTTCTGGGTTTTATTGTTGGCAGTAACCAGGGCCATAGCCCATGCCGCTACCGGGCCCCATGTTCGCGCCGTAGCCCATGCCACGTTGGTGGTACCCCCCGAACCGACCATGGTGGCCATTGCCGCGGCCATTTCCGAAAAATCCCCGGCCGGCATCAGGATTGATCTTGCGGATGGTCATGAAGTGAGCCAGACGTTTCTGGGCCAGGCCGGCGTTCAGTTTGGATACTTCCTCCTGCAATGCAGCGGCTCGTTTCTGGTCCGGGGTTTTCTTGGCGACTTCAGCGCGCAGTTCCAGCCGTTTGGCATAAAGATCCTGGCGCAGATTTTTGGTTGCATTGAAATAAGCCTGTCGCTCGTTATCCAGTTGCTCACGCTGTTCATCGGTCAGGTTGGCGTTGGGGCAGTTATATCCCCATCCGCTGCCCCGGTAGTCGCCGCTACGGGATCCCATGCCTTTGCCGGCAAAGGCGGTGCTTCCCATTGCAATAAAAGCCACGGTCATGACGCTGACAGCAATTGTACGAATCTTTCTGGTTTTCATGATACAGTCCTTTCTTTGTGTAATGACATCGTTCTGGATTGATTGGCCCACATGTTGTTTCGCTTTGCCAATCCCTTTGAGCAAAGCAGATGCCAAATGCGGTTGCCTTTGTTTGAAAAACAGCGTAACCTGCTAAATCTATATACTAAAAAAGTATTCGAGGTTTTTCTATACCCCGATCGGGCATTGGATCGCCTGGAACCGCTTGGTTAGAAACGGACCAGGTTAAAAGGGCCGACCGGGTAAAAACGTACCAGATGGTTTTGCCTGGATTTTCCGATACCGGCAATGCGGCATGCTGATTGGCTGTTTTATGAAATTCGGTAAGCTGGCAACCTTCTTGTATTCCACATTGAGGATGAGCAAAAACAACAAAAATAGGGTTCTTTTGTCCGGTTTTTCACCGTGGATCATTCTGGGGGCCGTGGCGGTTCTGCTGCCCATCGTGGCCATGATGACCATGGAGAACATCAACCGCCAGAAGCAGCAGAGTATCCGTCTGATGACCGGAAAGGGGGCGGCGCTGATCCGCTCTTTCGAGGCCGGAACCCGGATGGGCATGCGCGGCGGGCACGGCAGTGGTTTTCAGCTCCAGCGCCTGCTGGTGGAAACGGCGGCCCAGGAGGATATCGACCATCTTGTGGTGGTCCGGCTTGACGGAACGGTGGTGGCCCACAGCCAGGGCGATCAGGTGGGATCGCGCTACGGAACCGAGTTGGACCTGGATTCCATTTTTGCGTCCGCTGAGCTGGGTTGGCGCCGGCAGGTTAACGAATCGGGCGAAACCGTTTTTGAAATCTACGAAAAATTTGCCCCCCTGGCCAGAAGGCCGATGCGACCCATGCACAAATATATGATGAATATGGCGAGACGGTCCGGTGACGGGATGCAGGCCCCCCCCATGGTGATTTTCGTGGGTTTTCATGCCGATGATTTGGATGCGGCTCGCGCGGCTGATATTCGGCACACCATTGTGATGGCCGTTGTGCTGCTGCTGGTGGGGTGTGCCGGCGTGCTGCTGCTTTTTCTGGCCCAGAACTATCGCGCCACCCGTACCTCCCTGGCTCAGGTTCAGGTATTTTCCGACAGTCTGGTTTCCCGGATTCCCATTGGTCTGATGGCCGTGGACCGGGAGGGTCGGATCACCACCCTCAATCCGGTGGCCGAATCGATCCTGGGGATGAAGGCGGACGAGGCCATCGGTCGCCAAGCCAATGCTGCCGTGCCCCAGGCACTGACCGCGATTTTGGACAGTCCCGCCGACATGGTGGAAGAGGAACTGCTCTGCCCGGTCGACGGTGACCGGCGCATTCCCATGGATGTGAGTGCGGCCGCCCTGAACGATGAAAACGGCGATCGCTTTGGCCAGGTGATCCTCTTCAAGGATCTGACGGAGATTCGGGCCCTGCAGCAGGAACTGGAAAAGAACCGCCGGTTGATCATGGTGGGACGCCTGGCTGCGGGCGTGGCCCACGAAATTCGCAACCCCTTGAGTTCAATCAAGGGGTTTGCCACCTATTTCAAGGAAAAGTACCGGGACAGTGACCGGGATCAGGAGATTGCCGGAATCATGATCCAGGAGGTCGACCGCCTTAACCGGGTGGTGGGCCAACTGCTGGAATTTTCCCGGCCCATCAAGCTGCACTTCCAGCACGTTCGCCTGGACGATTTTTTCAGGGACAGCTTCAGATTGGTCGAACGGCAATACCAGGCTGCCGGTGTGGAAATGACCCTGGCACTCTCCGATGACAATCTTACCGCTGTCATGGATGCCGACAAGATGGGCCAGGTCCTGCTCAACCTTTACCTCAATGCCCTGGACGCCATGGTCGCCGGCGGGCATCTGAGCGTGACGGTTTCCGGCCATGCCGACGGCGGCACGTGCATTCAGGTTCACGATAGCGGCGGCGGTATCGATCCCAAGGATCAGCCCCACATTTTCGAGCCCTACTTTTCAACGAAAAAGAGCGGTACCGGGCTGGGACTGGCCATTGTCCACAACATCATCAAGGCCCACCGGGGAGATATCCTGGTGGACTGCCCGCCAGCCGGCGGAACGACGGTCGAGATCACCCTGCCGGCGGCAAAGGAGGCCTGATGCCCGAATCCTATCGCCTGCTGGTTGTTGACGATGACACGGCCCACCGGACCATGCTGCGTACCCTGGTGGGCGGGTGGGGCTACACCATTGCCGAGGCCGATGATGGTGACTCGGCCATCGAAGCCGTTCAGGCCGCGCCGGTCGATCTCGTTCTCATGGATATCCGCATGGTCCGCGTTTCCGGTATCGAAGCCCTGGAGCGTATCAAAAGCATCAACCCGGCCATCCCGATCGTGCTCATGACTGCCTACGCATCGGTGGATATGGCTGTTGAAGCGCTGAAAAAGGGGGCGTACGATTATCTGATCAAACCGCTTGATTTCGATAAGCTCCGGTTGACCCTGACGCGGTCCCTGGAACATATTCATCTGAAGCGTGAAAATCAGCAGCTCAAGGACCAGCTGGCCACCGGTACCCTGACGGCGGAAATGATCGGCAGCAGCCCGGCCATGGTTCGGCTGATGGAGACCGTGGCCCAGGTGGCGGTTTCCGAAGCGACGGTGATGATTACCGGCGAATCGGGAACCGGCAAAGAGCTGGTGGCCGCAGCGATCCACACCAACAGCCCGCGCAAGGCGGGCCCGCTGGTCAAGGTCAACTGCGCCGCGATCACCGAGACTTTGCTGGAGTCCGAACTGTTCGGCCATGAAAAAGGGTCCTTTACCGGCGCGGACCGCCGCAAGGAGGGGCGCTTTGTTCAGGCCCACGGCGGCAGCCTGTTTCTCGACGAAGTGGGCGAGATGCCCATTGCCATGCAGGTCAAGCTGCTGCGGGTGCTCCAGGAACGGGAGTTGACCCGGGTTGGCGGTGACCAGGTGATCGCCGTGGATGTGCGCCTGATCGTGGCCACCAATCGGGACTTGGCCCGGATGGTCGGCGATGGCACGTTCCGGGAGGATCTTTATTACCGGCTCAATGTGGTGGAACTGCAAACCCCGCCGCTCAGGCAGCGCCGGGAAGATATTCCCCTGCTGGCCACCCATTTCCTGAACCGTTTTGCTGAAAAAAACCATAAAACCGTGGACCGGTTTTCGCCCCGGGCCATGGATCTGCTGATCCGCCACGACTGGCCGGGCAATGTGCGTGAACTGATGAACACCATCGAACGGGCAGTTGTCCTCTCGCGATCCGACTGCCTGGATGAGGCCGATTTCCATGTACTGGCAAAGGACGCGCCGGATACCGATGCCGCGTCGTCAGGCGCCGTATTCCCTACTGATCTACCGTTGGAACAGATTGAGCGAGAGGCCATTGCCAACACCCTCTCTTCTGCTGGCGGAAACAAAAGCGAGGCTGCCCGAAGGCTGGGCATCACCCGGAAGACATTGAGAGAAAAAATTAAAAAATACAAGATACTACAATGAATTCTACTTGCCTTTAGATGATGCTTGATTGCTTCTGGAAAAATTAAAGTCACTTCCTCGCTTGCCGATATAGATCCCATCAGTCGGTGTGACATGTTCCGATTGTCAGATGGATTGATTCACTGGTGGACCGGCCGCCGGTGACTGGAAACGACCTGCCATGATCTGCGCAGCATGGCTTTGCTGATGTCATCAAGAAACGGAACGCTTCGGATGCCTAGTGCAGCAACCATTCTTGAACTGGTCAAGAAAAACAAACGTCTGGAAGAGGAAAACAAACGTTTCCGAGCAGCCAGGGGATCCAATCGCGGGAGTGAAGAGCGGTTTCGGCTGATTTCCGAAACCATCCACTTTGGCGTGTTCGAACTCGACCAAGAAGGCAGTTGCCTTTATGCCAATACCAGTTACCAGAAAATTTTCGGGCTCAGCCTGGCGGAGAGCCTGACCCGGGACTGGCGGGAACTGCTGCACGACGGTGACCGTGGGGCGGTTTTTGCAAACTGGGCGGCAGCACTTGAAAAGATGGCCACCTTTTCTATGGATTGCCGCATCATCCGTCCCGACGGTACCCACCGATGGGTACATGTGCATTCGGAGCCGGTTTTCTCCGATGAGGGCGGTCGTTATACCGGTACGGTGGAGGATATCACCGACCGCAAACAGGCAGAGGAGGAACTGAAGAAGGCCAAAGAGACCGCCGAAAGTGCCAACATGGCCAAGAGTCAGTTCCTGGCCAACATGAGCCACGAGATTCGTACCCCCATGAACGGGGTCATCGGTTTTACCGACCTGCTCCTCGACACCGGACTCAGCGATGTGCAACTGGACTATACCCAAACCATCAAACGCAGTGGTATCGCCCTCTTGTCGCTGATCAACGACATCCTCGATTTTTCCAAAATCGAGTCCGGGGAACTGGATTTTGAATCGATCGAATTCGATCCCGAACTGCTGGCTTACGACGTTTGCGACCTGGTCCGTCCCAAGATCGGTACCCTTCCCGTGGAATTGCTCTGCCGGATTGACGACAACATGCCGGCCATGGTTCAGGGGGACCCCTTAAGGTTTCGCCAGGTGGTCACCAACCTGTTGGGCAATGCGCCCAAGTTTACCGAGTCCGGTGAAATCGAACTGGCCCTCCTGGTGGATGAAGAGACTGACGACCAGGTCAAGCTGCACGCCATTATCCGGGATACGGGGATCGGCATCCCCGAAGACAAACTGACGGCGATCTTCGAACCCTTTCAGCAAGCCGACGGTTCCACCACCCGCAAGTACGGCGGAACCGGTTTGGGGCTGTCCATCTGCAAGCAGATTTCCAACCTGATGGGGGGCGACGTCTGGGTGGAAAGCCGGATCAGCGAGGGCAGCATCTTTCATTTTACCGCCTGGCTGGGAAAGTGCGCGGAAAAACAGGCTTCGCCGACGATGGTTCCGGTATCTCTCAAGGACGTTCGTGTTCTGGTGGCGGATGACAATGTCGCCAATGCGAAGATCCTCAAACAGGTGCTCGATGCCTCCGGTATGCAGACCACGCTGGTTTACCGGGGCGAGGATGTGCTGGCGACCCTGGAGGACGGCTTTGCCCGAGGCGTGCCCTTTGCGCTGTGCATTTCAGATATCCGTATGCCGGATATGGACGGGTTTGCCGTGGCCAGACAGATCCGGTCATCGTCGGCATCTTTTTCCAAAATTGCCCTGATCGCCCTTTCCGGTGCGCTGGAGCGTGATGCCCAGCGGTGCGAGAAGGCCGGTTTCAACGGGTTTCTGAGCAAACCGGCCCGCCGTGAAAAACTGCTTCAGATGATCGGCCGTGTGCTCTGCGACTACAGTCCGGATAACGATTGCCAGCCTGAGCCACATGAGAAGATCCATACCCAGTATTCGGTCCGCGAGGACCTCAAACATTCCATTCGGATTCTGATGGCCGAAGACAATCCCGTTAACCAGAAGCTGGCCATGCTGATGCTGGGCAAGGCCGGCTACAAGGTCGAAGTGGCCAGCAACGGGATCGAAGCCGTAGAAAAATATACGGCTACGCCGGACGCCTTCGATCTCATCTTCATGGATGTCCAGATGCCGGAAATGGACGGCAAGGCGGCTACCCAGGTGATCCGCCAGAAAGGGTTCGATCAGGTTCCGATCATTGCCATGACCGCCCATGCCATGAAGGGAGACCGCGAGATGTGTCTGGACGCAGGGATGAACGATTACATCACCAAACCCATCAAACGGGAAGCCGTGTTTGCGATTATCGAAAAGAACGTACTAAATAAGGAGAGAATATGAATTTAGATATAAAGGCGCTGGCAGACGATATCGGTCTGGACGAGGCGGATTACCGCGAGTTGGTGGAACTGTTCATGCAGACCGGTATGGCGGATTACAACCAGCTCAAGGCGGCACTGGACGAGGGGGACGCCGGGCAGGTGGCCCGCAGTGCGCATACGATCAGCGGTGCCTCCGGTAACCTGGGGCTCATGCAGGTCCACGAAGTGGCCAAACGGGTTGAACAGGCCGCCAACGAAAACCAGATGGCGGATCTTCCCGCTGACGTGGCGACCCTTCGAGGATTCTTTGACGATATTGCCCGGATCGTTGCGGTGTGACCTTTCCCCCTACCTCAACGCAGCGCCTTTGAATGCCAACTACCAAATGTCAAATGGTGGAATCCTGTCCAATTTGAATCGATCTTATCCTTCAATTGACATTCGGGTTCTGGCATTTGGCATTCATTTATCCAAAAACGAGGTTCGCCGATAACGCCATTAACCGAACTCCAACTCAAATGCGGTTTCCCTGTGGCCGCTTCATGCCTTTCTCGACAAACCTGCCGGGCCGATGCTATAGTCGCCGGATGATTCAGTATCCCCATGACCCGCTGAACGACCTTTTTCCCCGCCTGGTCAGTGCCCTGGAACACGGCGGGCGACTGACCCGTGCCATTCTTGACTATATCGGCGCGACCCTGTTCGACCCTTCCCCCCGCCGGCTGGCGGCCTTTTTGGCCGATGACGACGACAGCGAGCGGGACAGCCTTCTGGATCTGATTTTCTATCCGGACGAGGCCTTTCAGATCCATCTGGAACCGCTGTTGGCAGCATCTCCCGTTACCCCTGAGGATGAAGCGGCCCTGAAGCGCCGTCTGCTGGAACGAAAGATCCAGCTCACGATCCGCCTGCCCGACAAACGCCCATTGACCCATCTCGTCCTGCC
This window harbors:
- a CDS encoding Druantia anti-phage system protein DruA, translated to MIVQCGRQIESEELAQIRETVETFWRLSQWELAQTVCEHLGWHTASGGNKVDACLKLLKRLEAQGRIRLPAKRDSGRKSGKQPIASHRIQPQEPVVGKLSDIGPIRLRVVQGKADKALFNEYLSRYHYLGDKKPFGCYLRYFVEGAGTLLGCMLFSGAAKALIKRDQWIGWSTNERLRNLGFVVNNGRYLIFPWVKVRYLASCALGKAIRELGRHWQERWGYRPVLLETFVDPHYFDGTCYRAANFRYLGMTRGMGLIRQGQSYATSPKKIFVYPLADNFRQVLCSGEG
- a CDS encoding Spy/CpxP family protein refolding chaperone, producing MKTRKIRTIAVSVMTVAFIAMGSTAFAGKGMGSRSGDYRGSGWGYNCPNANLTDEQREQLDNERQAYFNATKNLRQDLYAKRLELRAEVAKKTPDQKRAAALQEEVSKLNAGLAQKRLAHFMTIRKINPDAGRGFFGNGRGNGHHGRFGGYHQRGMGYGANMGPGSGMGYGPGYCQQ
- a CDS encoding ATP-binding protein; protein product: MSKNNKNRVLLSGFSPWIILGAVAVLLPIVAMMTMENINRQKQQSIRLMTGKGAALIRSFEAGTRMGMRGGHGSGFQLQRLLVETAAQEDIDHLVVVRLDGTVVAHSQGDQVGSRYGTELDLDSIFASAELGWRRQVNESGETVFEIYEKFAPLARRPMRPMHKYMMNMARRSGDGMQAPPMVIFVGFHADDLDAARAADIRHTIVMAVVLLLVGCAGVLLLFLAQNYRATRTSLAQVQVFSDSLVSRIPIGLMAVDREGRITTLNPVAESILGMKADEAIGRQANAAVPQALTAILDSPADMVEEELLCPVDGDRRIPMDVSAAALNDENGDRFGQVILFKDLTEIRALQQELEKNRRLIMVGRLAAGVAHEIRNPLSSIKGFATYFKEKYRDSDRDQEIAGIMIQEVDRLNRVVGQLLEFSRPIKLHFQHVRLDDFFRDSFRLVERQYQAAGVEMTLALSDDNLTAVMDADKMGQVLLNLYLNALDAMVAGGHLSVTVSGHADGGTCIQVHDSGGGIDPKDQPHIFEPYFSTKKSGTGLGLAIVHNIIKAHRGDILVDCPPAGGTTVEITLPAAKEA
- a CDS encoding sigma-54-dependent transcriptional regulator, with translation MPESYRLLVVDDDTAHRTMLRTLVGGWGYTIAEADDGDSAIEAVQAAPVDLVLMDIRMVRVSGIEALERIKSINPAIPIVLMTAYASVDMAVEALKKGAYDYLIKPLDFDKLRLTLTRSLEHIHLKRENQQLKDQLATGTLTAEMIGSSPAMVRLMETVAQVAVSEATVMITGESGTGKELVAAAIHTNSPRKAGPLVKVNCAAITETLLESELFGHEKGSFTGADRRKEGRFVQAHGGSLFLDEVGEMPIAMQVKLLRVLQERELTRVGGDQVIAVDVRLIVATNRDLARMVGDGTFREDLYYRLNVVELQTPPLRQRREDIPLLATHFLNRFAEKNHKTVDRFSPRAMDLLIRHDWPGNVRELMNTIERAVVLSRSDCLDEADFHVLAKDAPDTDAASSGAVFPTDLPLEQIEREAIANTLSSAGGNKSEAARRLGITRKTLREKIKKYKILQ
- a CDS encoding PAS domain-containing hybrid sensor histidine kinase/response regulator — protein: MPSAATILELVKKNKRLEEENKRFRAARGSNRGSEERFRLISETIHFGVFELDQEGSCLYANTSYQKIFGLSLAESLTRDWRELLHDGDRGAVFANWAAALEKMATFSMDCRIIRPDGTHRWVHVHSEPVFSDEGGRYTGTVEDITDRKQAEEELKKAKETAESANMAKSQFLANMSHEIRTPMNGVIGFTDLLLDTGLSDVQLDYTQTIKRSGIALLSLINDILDFSKIESGELDFESIEFDPELLAYDVCDLVRPKIGTLPVELLCRIDDNMPAMVQGDPLRFRQVVTNLLGNAPKFTESGEIELALLVDEETDDQVKLHAIIRDTGIGIPEDKLTAIFEPFQQADGSTTRKYGGTGLGLSICKQISNLMGGDVWVESRISEGSIFHFTAWLGKCAEKQASPTMVPVSLKDVRVLVADDNVANAKILKQVLDASGMQTTLVYRGEDVLATLEDGFARGVPFALCISDIRMPDMDGFAVARQIRSSSASFSKIALIALSGALERDAQRCEKAGFNGFLSKPARREKLLQMIGRVLCDYSPDNDCQPEPHEKIHTQYSVREDLKHSIRILMAEDNPVNQKLAMLMLGKAGYKVEVASNGIEAVEKYTATPDAFDLIFMDVQMPEMDGKAATQVIRQKGFDQVPIIAMTAHAMKGDREMCLDAGMNDYITKPIKREAVFAIIEKNVLNKERI
- a CDS encoding Hpt domain-containing protein, translating into MNLDIKALADDIGLDEADYRELVELFMQTGMADYNQLKAALDEGDAGQVARSAHTISGASGNLGLMQVHEVAKRVEQAANENQMADLPADVATLRGFFDDIARIVAV